Proteins encoded by one window of Candidatus Latescibacter sp.:
- the atpH gene encoding ATP synthase F1 subunit delta, which yields MIDEMKIAKRYARVFLNKKMGSDSILTLAAEMQFIADAIESDSEIKEFFKSPVVPRKVKLDIAGNLVKQGGFSRYTLELLLLLINRNRADIITYVSRELHFITDELLNRIRVRMTTAAEPSVTEIEGLSKKVGHFFGKNVFVERYMDPSIIGGFILEGEGKLIDLSVKGQIRKALSQK from the coding sequence ATGATTGATGAAATGAAAATAGCAAAGAGATATGCCCGCGTTTTTCTCAACAAAAAAATGGGCAGTGACAGCATCCTTACCCTTGCGGCAGAAATGCAGTTTATCGCAGACGCAATTGAGTCCGATAGCGAGATCAAGGAATTTTTTAAAAGTCCGGTTGTGCCGCGCAAGGTGAAACTCGATATAGCCGGGAATCTTGTAAAACAGGGTGGATTTTCTCGTTACACCCTTGAATTGCTTTTACTGCTCATTAATAGAAATCGCGCGGATATCATCACTTATGTCTCAAGAGAATTACACTTCATTACAGATGAACTTCTCAATCGTATCAGAGTTAGGATGACCACGGCTGCAGAACCATCGGTCACTGAAATTGAAGGACTTTCAAAAAAGGTTGGCCATTTTTTCGGGAAGAATGTGTTTGTGGAGCGATATATGGACCCCTCGATTATCGGCGGTTTTATACTGGAGGGAGAGGGAAAGCTGATCGACCTGAGTGTCAAGGGGCAGATTAGAAAAGCGTTATCTCAAAAATAA
- the atpF gene encoding F0F1 ATP synthase subunit B has product MISINATIILTMVNFILLVILLRAILFKPLLKYLDERSKTIAESLRLAEENRIRSEEIHIEHDNIVREARTKAAEIVEKAVGAASDESHDIIKAARVQALATVDAAKDEILTEAEHIKQDLRKEMAELSISLAEKILTREIKESDHRDLINRSFGALG; this is encoded by the coding sequence ATGATTAGTATTAATGCAACCATAATCCTCACGATGGTGAATTTTATACTTCTCGTTATTCTATTAAGGGCTATACTTTTCAAGCCGTTGTTAAAATACCTTGACGAACGGTCAAAAACCATCGCCGAATCCCTGAGGCTGGCTGAGGAAAACCGGATTCGTTCCGAAGAAATTCACATCGAGCATGATAATATTGTCCGGGAAGCCCGCACCAAAGCCGCCGAAATCGTAGAGAAGGCAGTTGGTGCTGCATCTGACGAAAGCCATGACATCATCAAGGCAGCCCGGGTACAGGCACTGGCAACAGTGGATGCCGCTAAGGACGAAATTCTCACTGAGGCCGAGCACATCAAACAGGATCTCCGTAAGGAGATGGCCGAGCTGAGTATTTCCCTGGCGGAAAAAATCCTCACCCGTGAAATCAAGGAAAGTGACCACCGTGACCTGATTAACAGGAGTTTCGGTGCTTTGGGATAG